In Sideroxyarcus emersonii, one DNA window encodes the following:
- a CDS encoding radical SAM protein produces the protein MTEDILSITDHSRDSAGLRYVYPVVSRRAGGVSIGINLNPNNACNWRCIYCQVPDLTRGTAPPVDLGLLEKELGGFLHELQHGDFMLRVPPEARRINDIALSGNGEPTSAQEFAEVIELIARHKPAALKLVLITNGSLMQRDNVQQGLRRMAQLNGEVWFKLDRASEAGMALVNDTRMTVDKLRQNLATAVACCPDTWLQTCWFALDGSAPERQDEDDYLDFLGACLRDGIRPQGVLLYGLARPSLQPEAPRLSALPAERLEAFAARIRALGLATRVSA, from the coding sequence TTGACCGAAGATATCCTGAGCATCACCGACCACAGTCGCGACAGCGCCGGATTGCGTTATGTCTATCCGGTCGTTTCGCGCCGCGCCGGCGGCGTCTCCATCGGCATCAACCTCAATCCGAACAATGCCTGCAACTGGCGCTGCATCTACTGCCAGGTGCCCGACCTCACCCGCGGTACGGCCCCGCCGGTCGATCTGGGCTTGCTGGAGAAAGAGCTGGGCGGATTCCTGCACGAATTGCAGCACGGCGACTTCATGCTGCGCGTGCCGCCGGAAGCGCGGCGCATCAACGACATCGCGCTGTCCGGCAACGGCGAACCGACCAGCGCTCAGGAATTCGCCGAGGTCATCGAGCTGATCGCCAGGCACAAGCCGGCCGCTTTGAAGCTGGTGCTGATCACCAACGGCAGCCTGATGCAGCGCGACAACGTGCAGCAGGGATTGCGCCGCATGGCGCAGCTCAACGGCGAAGTGTGGTTCAAACTGGACCGCGCCAGCGAGGCGGGCATGGCGCTGGTCAACGACACCCGGATGACCGTGGACAAGCTGCGGCAGAACCTCGCCACGGCTGTCGCCTGTTGCCCGGATACCTGGCTGCAGACTTGCTGGTTCGCGCTGGACGGCAGCGCACCGGAGCGGCAGGACGAAGACGACTACCTGGATTTTCTCGGCGCCTGCCTGCGCGACGGCATCAGGCCGCAAGGCGTGCTGCTCTACGGTCTGGCGCGGCCTTCGTTGCAGCCGGAAGCGCCGCGCCTGAGCGCGTTGCCTGCAGAACGCCTGGAAGCGTTCGCAGCGCGCATCCGCGCTTTGGGGCTGGCAACCCGGGTAAGTGCATGA
- a CDS encoding protein-L-isoaspartate(D-aspartate) O-methyltransferase, with protein sequence MTSARTRGRLIERLRAEGIQDETVLAAMSEIPRHIFIDEALASRAYDDVSLPIGHGQTISQPYIVARMTEVLRNGRQLNRVLEIGTGCGYQAAVLAKVAKEVYSVERIQPLYERARKTLRELKMFNVSLRYADGTAGLPDAGPFDGIIMACAAPALSAALREQLAVGGRMVLPMGTQEQYLYLIERDENGFRESRLEAVKFVPLVMGKA encoded by the coding sequence ATGACTTCGGCGCGCACGCGCGGCCGCCTGATCGAGCGGTTGCGCGCCGAGGGCATCCAGGACGAAACGGTGCTGGCGGCGATGAGCGAGATTCCGCGCCACATCTTCATCGACGAAGCGCTGGCATCGCGCGCATACGACGATGTGTCGCTGCCCATCGGGCACGGGCAGACCATCTCGCAACCCTATATCGTGGCGCGCATGACCGAAGTGCTGCGCAACGGCAGGCAGCTCAATCGCGTGCTGGAGATCGGCACCGGCTGCGGCTACCAGGCCGCAGTGCTGGCGAAGGTGGCGAAGGAGGTCTATTCGGTCGAGCGTATCCAGCCGCTGTACGAGCGCGCCAGGAAGACGCTGCGCGAACTGAAGATGTTCAACGTCAGTCTGCGTTATGCGGATGGCACCGCCGGCTTGCCGGATGCCGGCCCGTTCGACGGCATCATCATGGCGTGCGCCGCGCCCGCGCTGTCCGCCGCGCTGCGGGAGCAGCTGGCGGTCGGTGGTAGAATGGTGCTGCCGATGGGGACGCAGGAACAATATCTGTACCTGATCGAGCGCGATGAGAACGGCTTCCGCGAAAGCCGCCTGGAAGCCGTGAAGTTCGTACCGCTGGTGATGGGGAAAGCATGA
- a CDS encoding EAL domain-containing protein: MKNWWRSLGIGTKLSILIQGMLVVVLFVAHFWVINLFNEGILDEAERRAEISADGVINGMNMLMVTGMITDPENRRLFIKKMGASENVSELRIIRAKQVQDQFGPGLPEEQIRDDMDRRAIESKKPQFELSEERGMLKLRAVVPFIASTYFRGTNCLNCHHVQAGSVNGAASITIDLTGELNNIRHAKNMLILGHILLQILLFFAINWLIQKFMRPLVKLQSTMESMQLSGSMEQFVPIRLEPGEQDEIGKLGLAFNQMSEALSSSERSMKLAASIYQSNADAIMVTDENNLIVDVNPAFTRITGYTLEEVRGKNPRIMQSGKHDQEFYRHMWQAILNEGHWQGEIWDKRKTGEIYVKMAHISILRRSDGSVYRHVAQFSDITEKKQKDELIFWQANYDALTCLPNRRLLNDRLAHALAANKRNRDCGALMFLDLDRFKTLNDTLGHAYGDMLLVEVAWRIKSCVREVDTVARIGGDEFVVLLENLGADIKDATQAAAQIAEKIRASLSSPYQLHDKVHHSSPSIGVSLIHGNGESAEELIKQADMAMYQAKEAGRNAVRFFDPRMQRSVEAIATLESDLRQAIHEGQLQLYYQVQVDRDRRPVGAEALVRWMHPLRGMVPPAQFIPFAEESSLILDIGHWVLDEACRQIAAWSHHERTRQLVLAVNISARQFKQPGFVEQVAAVIRKHGIQPARLKLELTESIALEEIGVITAKMHALRSELGISLSLDDFGTGYSSLSYLKRLPLDQIKIDQGFVRDMTVDSSDAVMVKTIIDMAHNFDLEVIAEGVETAAQLELLEQYGCVVFQGYLFGRPVPAAEFEAHL, from the coding sequence ATGAAAAACTGGTGGAGATCTCTCGGGATCGGCACCAAGCTCAGCATCCTCATCCAGGGGATGCTGGTCGTTGTCCTGTTCGTCGCCCACTTCTGGGTCATCAACCTGTTCAATGAGGGCATCCTGGATGAAGCCGAACGGCGTGCCGAGATCTCGGCCGACGGGGTGATCAACGGCATGAACATGCTGATGGTCACGGGCATGATCACCGATCCGGAGAACCGCCGGCTGTTCATCAAGAAGATGGGCGCATCGGAGAACGTGAGCGAACTGCGCATCATCCGCGCCAAACAGGTGCAGGATCAGTTCGGCCCCGGCCTGCCGGAAGAGCAGATCAGGGACGACATGGATCGTCGCGCCATCGAATCGAAGAAGCCGCAGTTCGAACTGAGCGAAGAGCGCGGCATGCTGAAGCTGCGGGCCGTGGTGCCATTCATCGCCAGCACCTATTTCCGCGGCACCAACTGCCTGAACTGCCACCATGTGCAAGCCGGATCGGTGAACGGTGCCGCCAGCATCACCATCGACCTGACCGGCGAACTGAACAACATCAGGCATGCCAAGAACATGCTGATATTGGGGCACATCCTGCTGCAGATCCTGCTGTTCTTCGCCATCAACTGGCTGATCCAGAAGTTCATGCGGCCGCTCGTCAAGCTGCAGTCGACCATGGAATCGATGCAGCTCAGCGGCAGCATGGAGCAGTTCGTGCCGATCAGGCTGGAGCCGGGCGAGCAGGACGAGATCGGCAAGCTCGGTCTGGCGTTCAACCAGATGTCCGAAGCGCTTTCCAGTTCGGAGCGGTCGATGAAACTGGCGGCGTCGATCTATCAATCGAATGCCGATGCGATCATGGTCACCGACGAGAACAACCTGATCGTGGACGTGAACCCGGCGTTCACCCGCATCACCGGTTATACGCTGGAGGAGGTGAGGGGCAAGAATCCCCGGATCATGCAGTCCGGCAAGCATGACCAGGAATTCTACCGCCACATGTGGCAGGCCATCCTGAACGAGGGACACTGGCAGGGAGAGATCTGGGACAAGCGCAAGACCGGCGAGATCTACGTCAAGATGGCGCATATCAGCATCCTGCGCCGCTCCGATGGCAGCGTATACCGCCATGTGGCGCAATTTTCCGACATCACCGAGAAGAAACAGAAGGACGAGCTGATCTTCTGGCAGGCCAATTACGACGCGCTGACCTGCCTGCCCAACCGCCGCCTGCTGAACGACCGGCTCGCGCATGCGCTTGCCGCCAACAAGCGCAACCGGGATTGCGGCGCGCTGATGTTCCTCGACCTGGACAGGTTCAAGACGCTGAACGACACCCTCGGCCACGCCTATGGCGACATGCTGCTGGTCGAGGTGGCCTGGCGCATCAAATCCTGCGTGCGCGAAGTGGACACGGTGGCGCGCATCGGCGGCGACGAGTTCGTGGTGCTGCTGGAGAATCTGGGTGCAGACATCAAGGATGCCACGCAGGCGGCAGCGCAAATCGCCGAGAAGATACGCGCCAGCCTGTCCAGCCCCTACCAGCTGCACGACAAGGTGCATCACAGCTCGCCCAGCATCGGCGTCAGCCTGATACACGGCAACGGCGAGTCGGCGGAAGAGTTGATCAAGCAGGCCGACATGGCGATGTATCAGGCCAAGGAGGCGGGGCGCAATGCCGTGCGCTTCTTCGATCCGCGGATGCAGCGCTCGGTGGAGGCGATCGCCACGCTGGAATCGGATCTGCGCCAAGCCATCCACGAAGGGCAATTGCAGCTGTACTACCAGGTCCAGGTCGACCGCGACCGCCGCCCGGTCGGTGCCGAGGCGCTGGTGCGCTGGATGCACCCGCTGCGCGGAATGGTGCCGCCGGCGCAATTCATCCCCTTTGCCGAGGAGAGCTCGCTGATCCTCGACATCGGGCATTGGGTGCTGGACGAGGCCTGTCGGCAGATCGCTGCCTGGAGCCATCACGAACGGACGCGCCAACTGGTACTGGCGGTCAACATCAGTGCACGCCAATTCAAGCAGCCCGGTTTCGTCGAGCAGGTCGCGGCTGTGATCCGGAAACACGGCATCCAGCCGGCGCGCCTCAAGCTGGAATTGACCGAAAGCATCGCGCTGGAGGAGATAGGTGTCATCACCGCGAAGATGCATGCGCTGCGCAGCGAACTCGGCATCTCGCTGTCGCTGGACGACTTCGGCACGGGCTATTCTTCCCTGTCCTACCTGAAGCGCCTGCCACTCGACCAGATCAAGATCGACCAGGGTTTCGTGCGCGACATGACGGTGGACAGCAGCGATGCCGTGATGGTGAAGACGATCATCGACATGGCGCACAACTTCGACCTGGAGGTGATCGCTGAGGGCGTCGAGACGGCGGCCCAGCTGGAGCTGCTGGAGCAGTACGGTTGCGTGGTGTTCCAGGGCTACCTGTTCGGCAGGCCGGTCCCAGCGGCGGAGTTCGAGGCGCACCTGTAA
- a CDS encoding peptidoglycan DD-metalloendopeptidase family protein codes for MNRQILLCGALALAALVATGCGSPAPNGRRAPVMEYGADKKPARTAPPSAAKKPVPVMDSDNQTVTRIYVVQKGDTLYSIAFLHGVDYRDVADWNHLDNPAAIKIGQVLQLHIQTADSARREEPRPVMASQVPPEPGATKSYPKVGKLAYTESALAQAERLQYEPASAATAPAVAEAAPARPAAVPARAVDDEEPLEWGMPTKGKLVAGFSESDNRKGVDIVGVRGQAVVASAAGKVVYSGSGLRGYGKLIIIKHNKTYLSAYAHNDQILVKEGQNVSKGQKIAEMGNTDASQVELHFEIRKFGKPVDPAQYLPLVKS; via the coding sequence ATGAACAGACAGATTCTGCTGTGTGGGGCATTGGCGTTGGCTGCCCTGGTGGCGACGGGTTGCGGATCGCCGGCGCCGAACGGCCGCCGTGCGCCCGTCATGGAATACGGCGCGGACAAGAAACCGGCCAGGACCGCGCCGCCATCGGCCGCGAAAAAACCTGTGCCGGTGATGGATTCGGACAACCAGACCGTCACCCGGATCTATGTGGTGCAGAAGGGCGACACGCTCTACAGCATCGCTTTCCTGCACGGCGTGGACTACCGCGATGTGGCGGACTGGAACCATCTCGACAACCCCGCAGCGATCAAGATCGGGCAGGTGTTGCAGCTGCATATCCAGACCGCCGACTCCGCGCGCAGGGAAGAACCCAGGCCGGTGATGGCTTCGCAGGTGCCGCCGGAACCGGGCGCGACCAAGAGCTATCCCAAGGTGGGCAAGCTGGCCTATACCGAGAGCGCCCTGGCGCAAGCGGAGCGCCTGCAGTACGAACCGGCCTCGGCGGCGACTGCCCCGGCGGTCGCCGAAGCGGCACCGGCGAGGCCGGCGGCAGTGCCGGCCCGTGCGGTGGATGACGAAGAGCCGCTGGAGTGGGGCATGCCGACCAAGGGCAAGCTGGTTGCCGGATTCTCCGAGAGCGACAACCGCAAAGGGGTCGACATCGTCGGCGTGCGCGGCCAGGCGGTGGTGGCCAGTGCGGCCGGCAAGGTGGTCTACAGCGGCAGCGGGCTGCGCGGTTACGGCAAGCTGATCATCATCAAGCACAACAAGACCTATCTCAGCGCCTATGCGCACAACGACCAGATCCTGGTGAAAGAGGGCCAGAACGTGAGCAAGGGGCAGAAGATCGCCGAGATGGGCAACACCGATGCCAGCCAGGTCGAGCTGCATTTCGAGATCCGCAAATTCGGCAAGCCGGTGGATCCGGCCCAATACCTGCCATTGGTAAAATCTTGA
- the surE gene encoding 5'/3'-nucleotidase SurE yields the protein MRILLSNDDGYFAPGLACLARHLSAIAEVVVVAPERDRSGASNSLTLSRPLNLRQAASGFYYVDGTPTDCVHLAVTGMLDTQPDIVVSGINSGANMGDDTIYSGTVAAATEGFLLGIPAIAISMDRHNPEHYDTAGKVAVELVQRFMTQANSHPWLLNVNVPDVPHERLQGMEVTRLGKRHKAEPVIKSSNPHGQPVYWVGAAGKAQDAGAGTDFHATSQDRVSITPLQIDLTQYSQLDAVRSWLAAGGGRQ from the coding sequence ATGCGTATCCTGCTCAGTAACGACGACGGCTATTTTGCGCCGGGACTCGCCTGCCTTGCCCGGCATCTTTCCGCGATCGCCGAGGTGGTCGTGGTGGCCCCGGAGCGCGACCGCAGCGGCGCGAGCAACTCCCTCACCCTGAGCCGTCCGCTCAACCTGCGCCAGGCGGCGAGCGGTTTCTACTACGTCGACGGTACGCCGACCGATTGCGTGCACCTGGCGGTGACCGGCATGCTGGATACGCAGCCGGACATCGTGGTGTCCGGCATCAACTCGGGCGCCAACATGGGCGACGACACCATCTATTCCGGCACGGTGGCCGCCGCAACCGAGGGTTTCCTGCTCGGCATCCCGGCCATCGCCATCTCCATGGACAGACACAACCCGGAGCACTACGATACGGCGGGAAAAGTGGCGGTGGAGCTGGTGCAGCGTTTCATGACGCAGGCCAACTCGCATCCCTGGCTGCTCAACGTGAACGTTCCCGATGTGCCCCATGAACGCCTGCAGGGCATGGAAGTCACGCGCCTGGGCAAGCGGCACAAGGCCGAACCGGTGATCAAGAGCAGCAACCCGCACGGCCAGCCGGTGTACTGGGTGGGCGCGGCGGGCAAAGCGCAGGACGCCGGCGCAGGGACGGATTTCCATGCGACCTCGCAGGATCGCGTCTCGATCACGCCGCTGCAGATCGATCTTACGCAATACAGCCAGCTGGATGCGGTGCGTTCGTGGCTGGCTGCGGGCGGGGGGCGGCAGTGA